A region from the Geobacter benzoatilyticus genome encodes:
- a CDS encoding methyl-accepting chemotaxis protein, protein MKFLRNARLSVKLVSGFVLVALIAGVVGLIGTSKINMLANEAEEMFTYNTEPLGTFGLLAINFQKARVNLRGMVLDDNPQRAEANAKTITKLYGEIDEQLTELEQTLESAEAKKQFATLRTLIKEYGPVREEMITATLDGDRETALDIMRTQCLSYEKKIDDAIKKIFDLKIEGAEQRNEMNASTARSAIIQMSAFAVAGMVIAILLGLFMARQLTAPLLKVVEFAKAIAQGDLSNHLEMNQKDETGQLAEAVNTMAGRLNRLISGVAENASQVAAAAGQLTANAEQMATGAEEVAAQSGTVATASEEMAATSTEIAQNCSTAADEAHRASETAGRGSEVIRHTVEEMARIADRVRETAKTVESLGTRSDQIGEIIGTIEDIADQTNLLALNAAIEAARAGEQGRGFAVVADEVRALAERTTKATKEIGTMIKAIQHETKGAVAIMEQGVQEVERGTAEASESGKALEEILEQVGTVTMQVNQIATAAEQQTATTTEISGNIQQITDVVHDTARGAQETAAAARQLSNLSDELQQLIGQFHLAS, encoded by the coding sequence ATGAAATTTCTTCGGAATGCTCGTCTCAGTGTGAAACTGGTGTCCGGCTTTGTTCTGGTGGCCTTGATAGCAGGAGTCGTGGGGCTCATCGGGACGTCGAAGATCAACATGCTGGCAAATGAAGCTGAGGAAATGTTCACCTACAACACCGAGCCGCTTGGGACTTTCGGCCTGCTTGCCATCAACTTCCAAAAGGCTCGGGTGAACCTCCGGGGCATGGTCCTCGACGACAATCCCCAGCGGGCCGAAGCCAACGCGAAAACCATCACGAAGCTTTACGGCGAAATCGACGAACAGTTGACGGAATTGGAACAGACCCTGGAATCGGCGGAGGCGAAAAAACAGTTCGCGACACTGCGCACCTTGATAAAAGAGTACGGCCCCGTGCGCGAAGAGATGATCACGGCAACCCTTGACGGCGACCGGGAGACAGCCCTGGACATCATGCGAACCCAATGCCTCTCCTACGAGAAGAAGATTGATGACGCCATCAAGAAAATCTTCGATTTGAAGATCGAGGGTGCCGAACAGCGCAACGAAATGAACGCCTCCACTGCCCGTAGCGCAATCATTCAGATGTCGGCCTTCGCCGTTGCCGGGATGGTTATCGCCATACTATTGGGCCTGTTCATGGCGCGCCAGCTTACGGCTCCCCTCCTGAAAGTGGTCGAATTCGCCAAGGCCATTGCCCAGGGAGACCTGTCCAATCACCTTGAAATGAATCAGAAGGACGAAACCGGGCAGTTGGCCGAAGCCGTGAACACCATGGCCGGCCGCCTCAACCGCCTGATCTCCGGAGTGGCGGAGAACGCCAGCCAAGTGGCGGCAGCCGCGGGGCAACTCACCGCCAACGCCGAGCAGATGGCAACCGGGGCCGAAGAAGTTGCCGCACAGTCCGGCACCGTTGCCACCGCCAGCGAAGAGATGGCCGCAACCTCTACGGAAATCGCCCAGAACTGCTCCACGGCAGCTGACGAAGCTCATCGCGCCAGCGAGACGGCGGGCAGGGGGTCGGAGGTTATCCGTCATACAGTCGAGGAGATGGCACGCATTGCAGACCGGGTCCGCGAGACTGCAAAAACGGTGGAGAGCCTCGGCACCCGCAGCGACCAGATCGGCGAGATTATCGGCACCATCGAAGACATAGCAGACCAGACCAACCTCCTGGCCCTGAACGCCGCCATCGAAGCGGCCCGGGCCGGTGAGCAGGGCCGAGGATTTGCGGTAGTTGCCGACGAGGTTCGAGCCCTGGCGGAACGGACCACCAAGGCGACCAAGGAAATCGGCACAATGATCAAGGCCATCCAGCATGAAACGAAGGGCGCAGTCGCCATCATGGAACAGGGGGTACAGGAGGTCGAGCGCGGAACCGCCGAAGCCTCGGAGTCGGGGAAGGCGCTGGAGGAAATCCTCGAGCAGGTAGGCACCGTCACCATGCAGGTAAACCAGATTGCCACGGCAGCCGAACAGCAGACCGCCACGACAACCGAGATCAGCGGCAACATCCAGCAGATTACCGACGTGGTACATGATACGGCAAGGGGAGCACAGGAAACGGCGGCCGCAGCCCGGCAGCTGTCCAACCTCTCGGACGAACTTCAGCAGCTCATCGGCCAGTTCCATCTGGCATCCTGA
- a CDS encoding LysR family transcriptional regulator, whose protein sequence is MDITLLKTLLKVAALGNISKAAAVLCVTQSAVSRRIKQLEDHVGKPLLIRAGNTVTPTEDGRFVLAKAQQIINLESQIIDKLSDKECKQRISLCCTPSFGIGRLPAILSAFMGINAGNTGLNFVFNMPEQALEGIENGQFDLALIEHCDDLDLTGHRSYPLPDDEMVFISTPELTPPSPPPTIGEMFGKRLYLKNESGCARRFLDKNLSLLGHSITEFNDIVYFDDLQFILREVLAGKGITFASTGLVANELDKHSLYAHRMAGFDHFRPCTLVLGRREPSADLISFINTIYISFGMPCPSTFGNSNAYPSESYHF, encoded by the coding sequence ATGGATATAACGCTCCTCAAGACTCTGCTCAAGGTCGCGGCTCTAGGCAATATCTCCAAGGCTGCGGCCGTGCTCTGCGTCACGCAATCCGCGGTCTCGCGCCGCATCAAGCAGCTTGAGGACCATGTCGGCAAACCGCTCCTCATCCGTGCGGGAAATACCGTCACCCCCACCGAGGATGGCCGGTTCGTCCTTGCCAAGGCACAACAGATCATCAATCTTGAAAGCCAAATCATTGACAAGCTGAGTGACAAAGAATGTAAGCAGCGCATATCCCTCTGCTGCACCCCGTCCTTCGGCATCGGCCGACTCCCCGCCATACTCTCCGCATTCATGGGCATCAACGCCGGCAACACCGGCCTGAACTTCGTTTTCAATATGCCGGAGCAGGCCCTCGAGGGGATCGAGAACGGCCAGTTCGACCTGGCTCTCATTGAGCACTGCGACGATCTCGACCTTACGGGCCACAGAAGCTACCCGCTCCCCGACGATGAGATGGTTTTCATAAGCACTCCCGAACTCACTCCTCCTTCACCCCCACCCACCATCGGCGAGATGTTCGGCAAACGCCTATACCTGAAGAACGAGAGTGGGTGCGCCAGACGTTTCCTGGACAAGAATCTTTCCCTGCTGGGCCATTCCATCACCGAATTCAACGACATAGTTTATTTTGACGACCTCCAGTTCATCCTCCGGGAAGTGCTTGCCGGCAAGGGAATTACCTTCGCCTCCACCGGTCTGGTTGCCAACGAACTGGACAAACACTCTCTCTATGCTCACCGGATGGCGGGATTCGATCATTTTCGTCCCTGCACCCTCGTTCTCGGACGCCGCGAGCCTTCGGCCGACCTCATCTCTTTCATTAACACCATCTACATATCTTTCGGCATGCCGTGCCCCTCAACATTCGGCAACAGCAACGCTTACCCCTCGGAATCATACCACTTTTGA